Proteins co-encoded in one Xyrauchen texanus isolate HMW12.3.18 chromosome 19, RBS_HiC_50CHRs, whole genome shotgun sequence genomic window:
- the LOC127660144 gene encoding homeobox protein Nkx-2.5-like, producing the protein MAMFYSQMTSTPFSVRDILNLEQNQEDMVSLDISQRLDSALNPTSSCMMSTFKQEQFMDMPSTATLFGEDLQEDKANKNSPLNFGSAAFYGKNFLEMDYVKDAKTDDTFEEKEKKDISCCQEEPSEDLKLDDPDRPKQRRRRKPRVLFSQAQVYELERRFKQQKYLSAPERDHLASVLKLTPTQVKIWFQNRRYKCKRQRQDQTLEMVGIAPPRRISVPVLVRDGKPCLVDTSTYNTSYNVGLNHFTYNTYPAFSNFPSPGNTNYSCNYPSSMSAIQSSQSNNNYMNFGVGDLNNVQASFQSSSGVSSLHGIRAW; encoded by the exons ATGGCAATGTTTTACAGTCAGATGACTTCCACTCCTTTCTCAGTGCGGGACATATTGAACCTGGAGCAGAATCAAGAGGACATGGTCTCTCTGGACATATCTCAGCGGCTGGACAGTGCCCTTAATCCGACCTCATCCTGCATGATGTCCACTTTCAAACAAGAGCAGTTCATGGACATGCCATCCACAGCCACTCTTTTCGGCGAAGACCTTCAGGAGGACAAAGCCAACAAAAACAGCCCACTGAACTTCGGGTCTGCTGCCTTTTATGGGAAGAATTTCTTAGAAATGGACTATGTTAAAGACGCAAAGACGGATGACACATTTGAGGAAAAGGAGAAAAAAG acattaGCTGTTGTCAAGAAGAGCCAAGTGAAGATCTAAAGCTGGATGATCCTGATCGCCCCAAACAGAGGAGAAGGAGGAAGCCTCGCGTACTTTTCTCTCAAGCACAGGTGTACGAGCTGGAGCGACGCTTCAAGCAGCAGAAATACCTTTCTGCACCAGAGAGAGATCATCTAGCCAGCGTTCTTAAACTCACACCCACACAGGTGAAAATCTGGTTCCAGAACAGACGCTATAAGTGCAAGAGGCAGCGTCAGGACCAGACCTTGGAGATGGTGGGCATCGCGCCTCCGAGACGCATCTCGGTGCCGGTTTTGGTTCGCGATGGGAAACCCTGCCTGGTAGACACGTCGACTTATAACACTTCTTACAATGTAGGGCTCAATCATTTCACTTATAACACTTACCCTGCCTTTAGTAATTTCCCGAGTCCGGGCAACACGAACTACTCCTGCAACTACCCATCGAGCATGTCTGCCATCCAATCCTCACAGTCAAACAATAATTACATGAACTTTGGAGTTGGGGATCTAAATAATGTCCAGGCATCATTTCAGTCCAGCAGCGGGGTATCCTCACTACATGGCATCCGAGCTTGGTGA
- the LOC127660141 gene encoding kelch-like protein 3, with translation MDCDGCRVPCPLPSLDSQDDAIDTDLHTLSHTHMRKAFRLMNDLRSRRMLCDVLLVAGEVEVPAHRVVLASCSPYFCAMFTGDMSESKAHHIEIRDVDGQMLMKLVDYIYTAEIEVSEENVQVLLPAASLLQLMDVRQVCCDFLQAQLHSTNCLGIRAFADLHACTGLLSQAHAYAEQHFTDVMLGEEFMALSLQQVCSLISSDKLTVSTEEKVFEAMIAWIKHDKEARLEHMPKLMEHVRLPLLSRDYLVQIVEEEPLIKNNNTCKDFLIEAMKYHLLPADQRHLIKTDRTRPRTPVSLPKVMMVVGGQAPKAIRSVECYDFQEDRWYQVADLPSRRCRAGVVYMAGKVYAVGGFNGSLRVRTVDVYDGLKDQWSSVPSMQERRSTLGAAVLENLLYAVGGFDGSTGLSSVEVYNPKTNEWMFVAPMNTRRSSVGVGVVDGKLYAVGGYDGASRQCLSTVEEYNPASNKWCYVVDMSTRRSGAGVGVLNGQLYAAGGHDGPLVRKSVEVYDAATNTWRPVCDMNMCRRNAGVCAINGLLYVIGGDDGSCNLSSVEYYDPAIDKWSLIPTNMGNGRSYAGVSVIDKTL, from the exons ATGGACTGTGACGG GTGTCGAGTCCCTTGTCCTCTGCCTAGTTTGGATTCGCAGGACGATGCCATAGATACAGACTTGCACACCTTAAGTCACACACATATGAGGAAAGCATTTCGGCTTATGAATGACTTGAGAAG CCGAAGGATGCTTTGTGATGTTCTGCTGGTGGCAGGAGAAGTGGAGGTACCAGCACACAGAGTAGTTCTTGCCTCCTGCAGTCCGTACTTCTGCGCAATGTTCACAG GTGACATGAGTGAAAGCAAAGCTCACCACATCGAGATCAGGGATGTTGATGGACAGATGCTCATGAAGCTGGTGGATTATATTTACACCGCAGAGATTGAAGTGTCTGAGGAAAATGTTCAG GTGCTGCTTCCAGCTGCCAGCCTGCTGCAGTTGATGGATGTTCGGCAGGTTTGCTGTGACTTCTTGCAGGCCCAACTCCATTCCACCAACTGCCTGGGCATCCGAGCATTTGCTGACCTTCACGCCTGCACAGGACTGCTCAGCCAAGCCCATGCCTATGCAG AGCAGCACTTCACAGATGTCATGCTGGGTGAGGAGTTCATGGCCCTTTCCCTGCAGCAGGTGTGCAGTCTGATCTCCAGTGACAAACTGACTGTGTCCACTGAAGAGAAG GTTTTTGAGGCTATGATTGCATGGATAAAGCACGATAAAGAGGCCCGTTTGGAGCACATGCCTAAGCTAATGGAACATGTTCGACTGCCTCTACTATCCAGAGATTACCTTGTTCAG ATCGTAGAGGAGGAACccttaataaaaaacaacaacacttgtAAAGACTTTCTAATTGAGGCGATGAAGTACCACCTTTTACCTGCAGACCAGCGGCATcttataaagacagacagaaccCGACCACGCACACCAGTCAGTCTGCCGAAG GTGATGATGGTAGTGGGGGGTCAGGCTCCTAAAGCCATCCGCAGTGTGGAGTGTTATGACTTCCAGGAGGACCGCTGGTACCAGGTGGCCGACTTACCCTCCAGACGCTGTCGAGCAG GTGTGGTGTATATGGCCGGCAAGGTGTATGCAGTGGGGGGGTTTAACGGCTCTCTGCGTGTGCGGACAGTAGATGTGTATGACGGGCTGAAGGATCAGTGGAGCTCTGTCCCCAGCATGCAAGAGCGTCGCAGCACTTTGGGTGCAGCCGTACTGGAGAACCTGCTGTATGCTGTCGGGGGATTTGACGGAAGTACAG GCTTGTCGTCAGTGGAGGTGTATAACCCCAAGACTAATGAGTGGATGTTTGTGGCTCCCATGAACACCAGGCGCAGCAGTGTTGGGGTGGGCGTTGTTGATG GGAAGCTCTATGCTGTTGGAGGATATGATGGTGCATCTCGCCAGTGTTTGAGTACTGTAGAAGAGTATAACCCAGCCAGTAATAAATGGTGCTATGTGGTGGACATGAGCACCAGACGCAGTGGAGCAG GTGTTGGAGTGCTCAATGGACAGCTCTATGCTGCAGGTGGGCATGATGGTCCTCTAGTGAGGAAGAGTGTGGAGGTCTATGATGCCGCCACTAACACCTGGAGACCGGTGTGTGACATGAACATGTGTCGTAGGAACGCAG GAGTGTGTGCCATAAACGGGTTACTGTATGTCATCGGAGGAGATGATGGGTCGTGCAACCTGTCCTCTGTAGAGTACTATGACCCTGCAATTGATAAATGGAGTCTCATACCAACCAACATGGGCAATGGCCGCAGCTACGCAG GGGTGTCGGTCATTGATAAAACATTATGA
- the LOC127660142 gene encoding zinc finger protein ubi-d4-like gives MATAVENIVKVLGEQYYKDALEQCHSYNARLCAERSILMPFLDSQTGVAQSNCYIWMEKRHRSAGTAPGQLYTYPARRWRKKRRAHPPEDPALVFSPLKAAELDLGVKKDVLGPLDGSSLEALLKGETLDKRAPTELRPPEEETSLGEITGTSAASSHSGSTRVRKRILEPEDYLDDLDDEDFEEETPKRRGKGKSKSRGVGNGKKKLEAAAAAQEDRDKPYSCDICGKRYKNRPGLSYHYTHSHLADEEGEDSKEEPEIHTPAPREETKTPKKGPNGLALPNDYCDFCLGDSNMNQKTGQSEELVSCSDCGRSGHPSCLQFTAVMMAAVKTYRWQCIECKCCNVCGTSENDDQLLFCDDCDRGYHMYCLSPPMSDPPEGSWSCHLCLDLLKDKASIYQSQNSSME, from the exons ATGGCGACTGCCGTGGAGAACATCGTTAAAGT TCTTGGAGAGCAGTACTATAAAGATGCTTTGGAACAGTGTCACAGTTATAATGCCCGGCTGTGCGCAGAGAGAAGTATCCTCATGCCCTTCCTGGACTCCCAGACTGGAGTGGCTCAAAGCAACTGCTACATCTGGATGGAGAAGAGACACAGGAGTGCAG GTACTGCACCAGGACAACTGTACACATATCCAGCCCGCCGTTGGAGGAAGAAAAGAAGAGCTCATCCACCAGAGGATCCTGCTTTGGTTTTTTCTCCACTCAAAGCTG CTGAGCTCGATTTGGGAGTGAAGAAAGATGTCTTGGGCCCATTAGATGGTAGTAGTCTGGAAGCCTTACTGAAAGGAGAGACCCTGGATAAAAGGGCGCCTACAGAGCTCAGGCCACCAGAGGAAGAAACCAGTCTGGGTGAGATCACGGGAACCAGTGCGGCCAGCAGCCACAGTGGCTCCACACGTGTCAGAAAG AGAATCCTTGAGCCAGAAGACTACTTGGATGATCTGGATGATGAAGATTTTGAGGAAGAGACTCCAAAAAGACGAGGAAAAGGAAAGTCGAAG AGTCGAGGAGTTGGAAATGGAAAGAAGAAATTGGAAGCCGCTGCAGCTGCCCAAGAAGATCGGGACAAACCATATTCTTGTGACA TCTGTGGAAAACGCTATAAGAACAGACCAGGGTTGAGTTACCACTACACTCACTCTCACCTGGCTGATGAGGAAGGAGAGGACAGTAAAGAAGAACCTGAGATTCATACACCTGCACCACGAGAAGAAACCAAGA CCCCTAAGAAAGGACCAAATGGCCTGGCATTGCCCAATGACTATTGTGACTTCTGCCTGGGTGACTCTAACATGAATCAGAAAACAGGCCAGTCTGAGGAGCTAGTGTCCTGCTCTGATTGTGGACGTTCAG GACATCCATCATGCCTGCAGTTCACTGCCGTGATGATGGCAGCTGTGAAAACTTACCGCTGGCAGTGCATTGAGTGCAAATGCTGCAATGTTTGTGGCACATCTGAGAATGAT GACCAGCTTCTGTTCTGTGATGACTGTGACAGAGGATACCACATGTACTGCCTCAGCCCTCCCATGTCTGACCCTCCAGAAG GAAGCTGGAGTTGTCACCTGTGTCTGGATCTTCTGAAGGACAAGGCCTCCATTTATCAGAGCCAGAACAGTTCAATGGAGTGA
- the LOC127660146 gene encoding heterogeneous nuclear ribonucleoprotein A0-like, producing MENQLCKLFVGGLNVQTTDDGLRQHFEQYGKLTDCVVVQNQQLKRSRCFGFVTYSIPEEADAAMSARPHVLDGNNVELKRAVAREDAGKPEALAKVKKIFIGGLKDDIEEDHLRDCFCQFGAVEKAEVITDKETGKKRGFGFVYFEDNDSADKAVVLKYHVINGHKVEVKKALTKQEMQAAGSRGGRGGRGGGRGMGRPQNGYGGRGGGYGNYGGGYGGNDGYSGGYGGGYGGGYGGGYGDQMEGYGGGNGYNDFGSGYGQQSSGYGPMKEQTHLTSWGVCLMSLCCS from the exons ATGGAAAATCAACTGTGCAAGCTCTTTGTCGGCGGACTTAACGTCCAGACGACCGACGATGGGCTACGCCAACATTTCGAGCAGTACGGGAAGCTCACGGATTGCGTGGTGGTGCAGAACCAGCAGCTGAAGCGCTCGCGTTGTTTCGGTTTCGTGACCTACTCGATTCCTGAGGAGGCGGACGCGGCCATGTCGGCCCGTCCTCACGTTTTGGATGGGAACAACGTCGAGCTGAAGAGAGCCGTGGCACGGGAAGATGCAGGCAAGCCCGAAGCCCTAGCTAAGGTGAAGAAGATATTTATCGGCGGTCTGAAAGACGACATCGAGGAAGATCACCTCCGCGACTGCTTCTGCCAGTTCGGTGCGGTGGAGAAAGCTGAGGTCATCACAGACAAAGAGACCGGCAAAAAGAGGGGCTTCGGCTTCGTGTATTTCGAGGATAACGATTCGGCCGACAAAGCCGTGGTCCTGAAGTATCACGTGATTAATGGACATAAAGTGGAGGTGAAGAAGGCCTTGACCAAGCAGGAGATGCAGGCCGCCGGTAGTCGTGGCGGCCGTGGGGGCCGCGGTGGTGGGCGGGGGATGGGGAGGCCACAGAACGGCTACGGCGGGCGAGGCGGCGGATACGGCAACTACGGAGGCGGCTACGGGGGGAATGACGGCTACAGCGGAGGCTATGGAGGCGGATACGGTGGCGGGTATGGGGGAGGCTACGGGGACCAAATGGAGGGCTACGGTGGTGGTAACGGCTACAATGACTTTGGCAGCGGCTATGGCCAGCAGTCCTCTGGCTATGGCCCAATGAAAG AGCAGACGCATCTCACTTCTTGGGGTGTTTGCTTGATGAGCCTCTGCTGTAGCTGA